In Colletotrichum higginsianum IMI 349063 chromosome 3, whole genome shotgun sequence, a genomic segment contains:
- a CDS encoding Fasciclin domain-containing protein, whose protein sequence is MKSLTALSCVALANAFILPDPRIFEQAAIRNNDRPDQASWWDRVPSKDSIVNTVEDGIDSLSAHIESALHSLEDTVENKFDHLLEEEVFNEPRPSSKTIYELISESEHTTEFAKLVEGYEDIVKVLKSTEANHTLFVPTNSAFEHIPKHKKPGKEVIEAILKYHVGVGEYDAKRVLHTHTLPTLLNEPFLGDKPQRLRTSVGLGGVRINFYAKVVAVNIRAKNGVIHAVNSLIIPPPMVGRELTLLPSQFSTLLLAYEKTDFVKFIHGVKSTGTTVFAPSNNAFARLGPKANAFLFNTDIGLKYLKALLKYQIVANATLYSDAFYRPDDKRDVVKVMEHYHIDLPTLLDGKNIAVDVATWGGWTKVKLNGYIPIVVADGIARNGVIHVPGRVPIPPHKHKTDDVDGEISVEDLKERLSEYVDDMKKDADWLDGEL, encoded by the exons ATGAAATCCCTTACAGCCTTGTCGTGTGTGGCCCTGGCCAATGCCTTTATCCTGCCTGACCCTCGCATCTTCGAGCAAGCGGCGATCAGGAACAACGATCGCCCCGACCAGGCTTCCTGGTGGGACCGCGTCCCCTCCAAGGATTCCATCGTGAAcaccgtcgaggacggcatcgACTCCCTGTCCGCCCACATCGAGAGCGCCCTGCACTCCCTCGAGGACACGGTCGAGAACAAGTTCGACCACCtcttggaggaggaggtcttCAACGAGCCCCGCCCCTCCAGCAAGACCATCTACGAGCTCATCTCCGAGAGCGAGCACACCACCGAGTTCGCCAAGCTGGTCGAAGGCTACGAGGACATCGTCAAGGTTCTCAAGAGCACCGAGGCGAACCACACCCTCTTCGTGCCCACCAACAGCGCCTTTGAGCACATCCCCAAACACAAGAAGCCCggcaaggaggtcatcgAGGCCATCCTGAAGTACcatgtcggcgtcggcgaatACGACGCCAAGCGGGTGCTGCACACCCACACCCTGCCCACCCTGCTGAACGAGcccttcctcggcgacaaGCCCCAGCGCCTTCGCACGAGCGTCGGTCTCGGAGGCGTCCGTATCAACTTCTACGCCAAGGTTGTTGCCGTCAACATT CGCGCCAAGAACGGCGTCATCCACGCCGTCAACAGCTTGATCATCCCGCCCCCGATGGTCGGCCGCGAGctcaccctcctccccagccAGTTCTCCACGCTGCTGCTCGCTTACGAGAAGACCGACTTCGTCAAGTTCATCCACGGCGTCAAGTCCACCGGCACCACCGTCTTCGCCCCCTCCAACAACGCCttcgcccgcctcggcccCAAGGCCAACGCCTTCCTCTTCAACACCGACATCGGTCTCAAGTACCTCAAGGCCCTGCTCAAGTACCAGatcgtcgccaacgccacccTCTACAGCGACGCCTTCTACCGCCCGGACGACAAGcgggacgtcgtcaaggtcatGGAGCACTACCACATCGACCTGCCCACCCTGCTCGACGGCAAGAACATCGCCGTTGACGTCGCCACCTGGGGCGGCTGGACCAAGGTCAAGCTGAACGGCTACatccccatcgtcgtcgccgacggcattgCAAGGAACGGCGTCATCCACGTCCCCGGCCGCGTCCCTATCCCTCCCCACAAGCACAAGACCGACGATGTTGACGGCGAGATCTCCGTCGAGGACCTGAAGGAGCGGCTGTCCGAGTATGTTGATGACATGAAGAAGGATGCTGACTGGCTCGATGGCGAGTTGTAA
- a CDS encoding NAD dependent epimerase/dehydratase: MENEAKYVLVTGATGFIGAHVVDVLLSRGVKVRGATRSLAKGDAMIQARPRFADRLDFVQIQDFEKLGVFSEAVKDVDAVIHVASPFTYDTRDNEKELIVPAINGVRSVLEAAATNPKIKRVVVTSSFASVLDVDRKAPPYFTYTGEDWNPLSYEEAAAPGTSAVVAYRGSKKFAELAAWDFVREEKPHFDLVTLCPPMTFGPVVHPVSGVEKLNESNAMLWKVATGQAPLPVARVPFWIDVRDLAVAHIEALFRPGVGGKRYVPAADDRFSYGLAAKIIAENFDWAKDGVAREEQTIDTSHGLDGATAAEELGFEYRTFDQTVIDLIKQAKDLERNGSGV; encoded by the exons ATGGAAAATGAGGC GAAATATGTCCTGGTAACCGGCGCGACAGGTTTCATTGGCGCTCATGTCGTTGACGTCCTTCTCTCCCGGGGCGTCAAGGTCCGCGGCGCGACCCGTTCCCTCGCCAAAGGGGACGCGATGATACAGGCTCGGCCACGATTCGCCGACAGGTTAGACTTCGTCCAGATACAAGACTTTGAAAAGCTCGGTGTCTTTAGCGAGGCCGTCaaagacgtcgacgccgtcatccaTGTTGCCAGC CCTTTCACTTACGACACCAGGGACAATGAGAAGGAGCTGATCGTACCCGCCATCAATGGCGTACGTTCGGTCCTCGAAGCCGCGGCCACGAACCCCAAGATcaagcgcgtcgtcgtcacctcATCGTTCGCCTCGGTCCTGGACGTCGACCGAAAGGCGCCCCCTTACTTCACCTATACCGGCGAGGACTGGAACCCCCTGAGCTacgaggaggcggcagcGCCGGGGACGAGCGCGGTCGTCGCGTACAGGGGCTCCAAGAAGTttgccgagctcgccgcctgGGACTTTgtgagggaggagaagccgCACTTCGACCTCGTGACCCTGTGCCCCCCGATGACGTTCGGGCCGGTGGTACACCCGGTCAGCGGCGTCGAGAAGCTGAACGAGTCCAACGCCATGCTCTGGAAGGTTGCGACTGGACAGGCGCCGCTTCCGGTGGCCCGCGTTCCGTTCTGGATCGACGTCCGagacctcgccgtcgcaCACATCGAAGCGCTCTTCAGGCCCGGCGTGGGCGGCAAGAGATACGTGCCGGCCGCAGACGACCGGTTTTCGTACGGCCTTGCTGCCAAGATCATTGCGGAAAACTTTGATTGGGCCAAGGACGGCGTTGCTCGGGAGGAGCAGACGATCGACACATCTCATGGTTTGGATGGGGCAACGGCTGCGGAAGAACTCGGTTTTGAATACCGGACCTTCGACCAAACAGTCATCGACCTCATCAAGCAGGCGAAGGACCTGGAGAGAAACGGCAGTGGAGTATGA